From a region of the Malania oleifera isolate guangnan ecotype guangnan chromosome 12, ASM2987363v1, whole genome shotgun sequence genome:
- the LOC131144853 gene encoding uncharacterized protein LOC131144853, with amino-acid sequence MVSKTIKKTPTKCIKDCRTRRRKKTPAKNNAAASSVVIASLNKTILTCQRRLIKIFSKLARISNTPTSKCRKQGYQVLSRGGGGGGNCPRRALFAGSRLPPPRSPEKKTIFLDLDETLVHSKADPPPAKFDFVVRPTIDGEPVNFYVLKRPGVDELLEAIAGKFEIVVFTAGLKEYASLVVDRLDRRAVISHRLYRDSCKEMDGKFVKDLSQTGRDLKRVVIVDDNPNAYGLQPENAIPVQPFVNDLRDRELARLIKFFEGLDGFEDMREAVKQYLWDGGRRRVQGAE; translated from the coding sequence ATGGTTTCCAAGACTATCAAGAAAACCCCAACCAAATGCATCAAAGACTGCCGCACTCGCCGCCGGAAGAAGACGCCGGCTAAGAACAATGCCGCCGCCTCCTCCGTCGTAATTGCTTCTCTGAACAAAACGATCTTGACCTGCCAACGCCGCCTCATCAAGATCTTCTCCAAACTCGCCCGAATCAGCAATACCCCAACTTCCAAATGCCGGAAGCAAGGTTACCAGGTCCTCTCCAGAGGCGGCGGCGGTGGAGGAAACTGTCCCCGTAGGGCGCTCTTCGCCGGCAGCCGCCTCCCGCCACCGCGGTCGCCAGAGAAGAAGACGATATTCCTGGACCTCGACGAGACTCTGGTCCACTCCAAGGCGGACCCGCCGCCGGCGAAGTTCGACTTCGTGGTCCGGCCGACGATCGACGGGGAGCCGGTGAACTTCTACGTGCTGAAGCGGCCGGGCGTGGACGAGCTGCTGGAGGCGATCGCGGGGAAATTCGAGATCGTGGTGTTCACGGCGGGGTTGAAGGAGTACGCATCGCTGGTGGTGGATCGGCTGGATCGGAGGGCTGTGATTTCTCACAGGCTCTACAGGGATTCGTGCAAGGAGATGGACGGAAAGTTCGTGAAGGACTTGTCGCAAACGGGGAGGGATTTGAAGCGCGTTGTGATTGTGGACGACAATCCGAACGCGTACGGGTTGCAGCCGGAGAACGCGATTCCGGTGCAGCCATTCGTCAACGATCTCCGGGACCGGGAGCTCGCAAGATTGATCAAATTTTTCGAGGGCTTGGACGGATTTGAGGACATGAGGGAGGCGGTGAAGCAGTATCTCTGGGATGGAGGTCGTCGGAGGGTCCAGGGTGCGGAATGA